Proteins co-encoded in one Montipora capricornis isolate CH-2021 chromosome 12, ASM3666992v2, whole genome shotgun sequence genomic window:
- the LOC138026060 gene encoding uncharacterized protein: protein MRNVGDIKNPALRNRPTNEDTKEVLEIIRKRAEDLKNSDVHFDEVLLRRVSVTRPNEPLPSIRVENDLEASKKSNSRSCPDELDHKQALETRWRSLSDAPLTELRNRSPLARSTGSPASDTTPTSRRRRIRRMSDLPPLEASKERLERPNCVPSIRSSNVALLQPKDAVDINHNIESEDNCGENDFHHY, encoded by the coding sequence ATGAGAAATGTGGGCGATATAAAAAACCCTGCTCTTCGCAACAGACCTACAAATGAAGATACCAAGGAAGTACTTGAAATTATTCGGAAGCGCGCTGAGGACTTAAAGAACTCAGACGTTCATTTTGATGAGGTTCTGTTGAGGCGAGTTTCAGTGACAAGACCAAATGAACCACTACCCTCGATTCGGGTTGAAAATGATCTCGAAGCTAGCAAGAAGTCAAATAGCCGAAGTTGTCCAGATGAATTGGATCACAAACAAGCCTTGGAAACACGCTGGAGATCTTTAAGTGATGCACCTTTAACTGAACTTAGAAATCGCTCACCCCTAGCTCGATCAACGGGATCACCCGCGAGCGATACAACGCCGACATCAAGGCGCAGGAGAATTCGAAGAATGTCCGATCTCCCGCCTTTGGAGGCATCGAAAGAACGACTGGAAAGACCGAACTGCGTACCGTCTATTCGAAGCAGTAATGTTGCACTGCTACAGCCAAAAGACGCTGTCGACATAAATCATAATATTGAAAGCGAAGACAACTGTGGGGAAAATGATTTTCATCACTATTAA